One window of the Rubinisphaera margarita genome contains the following:
- a CDS encoding FHA domain-containing protein yields the protein MISKTGRTFPLRDGVTIIGRRRGESDLYLNHASVSRKHCLIERSGEKIEIRDLNSRNGVFVNGMNVSNAKLKIDDRIVVGAIALRLVPATSNAELRLSDQEAGKTAYDGASLSGSSAGMATLDASDEELDLVSGNDLSDELLPDQMAWFSYDEDDIEPEPVATPKLPARVRQSELEDDEKPRKQRKRQKRSIEIPPVAGQVLEAIRSPEILKKLVILIVIAVGIGYYMSLPDANAEARKVFVRLVEIHTDMQEMRDSGAPEARWSTFAATVNAELPQLQNNLDTARRDPNKADTYLGLAIRDCLPVMLDQGIDEITPQERQFVDHLQTAREILVGER from the coding sequence TTGATCAGCAAGACTGGCCGTACGTTTCCGCTCCGCGATGGAGTGACAATTATCGGCCGTCGCCGAGGCGAGTCCGATCTCTACCTGAACCATGCCAGTGTTTCCCGTAAACACTGCCTGATCGAGAGATCGGGAGAGAAAATTGAAATCCGGGACCTCAACAGCCGGAACGGTGTCTTCGTTAATGGGATGAATGTCTCCAACGCGAAGCTGAAAATCGACGACCGCATTGTTGTCGGGGCGATCGCTCTGCGGCTCGTGCCGGCAACAAGCAATGCCGAACTGCGACTCTCCGATCAGGAAGCGGGAAAGACCGCCTACGATGGAGCGTCGCTCTCCGGATCGTCCGCTGGAATGGCGACACTCGACGCCAGCGACGAGGAACTGGATCTGGTCAGCGGGAATGACCTTTCCGACGAACTCCTTCCTGACCAGATGGCCTGGTTCAGCTACGACGAGGACGACATCGAGCCCGAACCGGTCGCCACTCCCAAACTGCCCGCGCGAGTCCGGCAGTCAGAACTCGAAGATGACGAGAAACCCAGGAAGCAGCGTAAGAGACAAAAACGCTCGATCGAGATCCCACCCGTTGCTGGTCAGGTTCTCGAAGCCATTCGCAGCCCGGAGATCCTGAAGAAGCTCGTAATTCTGATCGTGATCGCGGTCGGAATCGGGTACTACATGTCGTTGCCGGACGCGAATGCGGAGGCCCGGAAGGTCTTCGTGCGACTCGTGGAGATTCATACGGACATGCAGGAGATGCGAGATTCCGGAGCGCCGGAAGCCCGATGGTCCACATTCGCGGCCACCGTTAATGCGGAACTCCCCCAACTCCAGAACAACCTCGATACCGCTCGACGGGATCCGAACAAGGCCGATACGTACCTCGGACTGGCGATCCGGGACTGTCTGCCGGTGATGCTTGATCAGGGAATTGACGAGATCACTCCTCAGGAGCGGCAGTTTGTCGACCACCTGCAGACGGCCCGTGAGATTTTGGTCGGCGAACGATGA
- a CDS encoding carbon storage regulator encodes MLVLTRKKSQLIQIGDNIVIKVIRTGPGSVKLGIDAPSHVRVMRGELDEKLSQNYELVEAGEAEGDDSASATTEVECRRGDRVEDEEVVSPKATSRKNSRASVV; translated from the coding sequence ATGCTGGTTCTCACACGGAAAAAATCTCAGCTGATTCAAATCGGTGACAATATCGTGATCAAGGTCATCCGCACAGGACCCGGATCGGTCAAACTCGGAATCGACGCCCCCAGCCATGTCCGCGTGATGCGGGGTGAACTCGACGAAAAGCTCTCCCAGAACTACGAACTGGTCGAAGCGGGAGAAGCCGAGGGCGATGACTCGGCGTCGGCGACTACTGAAGTCGAATGCCGTCGCGGCGATCGCGTCGAAGATGAGGAAGTTGTCAGTCCTAAAGCGACGAGCCGCAAAAATTCCCGCGCTTCTGTCGTCTGA
- a CDS encoding ATP-binding cassette domain-containing protein: MALVSFNNVTFGFEQPPLFDDISFDISDGDRIGLIGRNGAGKSTLLKMIAGEMEPDTGTIIRSPDLRVVRLLQEVPQGMQGTVDSVVREVTISQDSNQVEAESWELDHRVDKVLTRMQLDPTWDFSALSSGMKRRVLLAQALIQEPNLLLLDEPTNHLDIESIRWLEKFLSGYTGALAFITHDRQFLKSLATRIVEIELGQIYDWTCSYEKFLERKQAAAEAEQKQQELFDKKLAEEERWIRQGIKARRTRNEGRVRALKKLREERAARRKKVGNVRLQVAESERSGFLVIAAEDVSFRYSEKPVINDFSTVITRGDKIGIVGPNGAGKTTMLKLLLGKLEPNEGSIRYGTKLETLYFDQLREQIDEEKTVIENVGEGQEQLVINGASRHIYGYLQDFLFTPERARRPARYLSGGERNRMLLARLFKRTSNMLVLDEPTNDLDAETLDLLEEMVTNYQGTVLLVSHDREFLNNVCTGILAVDRDGTILEFDGGYDDYARYQERRSNEGPTDSAKTTKSKAATPAATRPAKLTYKEQKELEKLPEQMERAEAEQAELHARMADPAFYQQTPDEIKAVSDQLKAVEARVAELYTRWEELEERA; this comes from the coding sequence ATGGCACTTGTCAGTTTCAACAACGTAACGTTCGGATTTGAGCAGCCGCCGCTGTTTGATGACATCAGCTTCGACATCTCCGACGGCGATCGCATCGGCTTGATTGGCCGCAACGGAGCCGGAAAATCGACTCTGCTGAAGATGATCGCCGGCGAAATGGAACCGGACACCGGCACCATTATCCGCTCGCCGGATCTCCGTGTGGTTCGTCTGCTGCAGGAGGTCCCCCAGGGAATGCAGGGCACGGTCGATTCTGTGGTTCGTGAAGTGACGATCTCGCAGGACAGCAATCAGGTCGAAGCGGAGAGCTGGGAACTGGACCATCGCGTCGACAAAGTGCTGACCAGAATGCAGCTCGATCCGACGTGGGACTTCTCGGCTCTGTCGTCGGGAATGAAACGTCGCGTACTGCTCGCGCAGGCACTGATTCAGGAGCCGAATCTGCTGCTGCTCGATGAACCGACGAACCATCTGGATATCGAATCGATTCGCTGGCTGGAAAAGTTCCTGAGCGGTTACACCGGAGCACTCGCCTTCATTACCCACGACCGGCAATTCCTGAAGTCGCTGGCCACCCGGATTGTCGAGATTGAACTGGGACAGATTTACGACTGGACCTGCAGCTACGAGAAGTTCCTCGAACGGAAACAGGCGGCCGCCGAAGCCGAACAGAAGCAGCAGGAACTGTTCGACAAGAAGCTGGCCGAAGAAGAACGCTGGATCCGTCAGGGCATCAAAGCTCGACGCACCCGCAATGAAGGACGCGTTCGGGCTCTGAAGAAATTGCGTGAAGAACGAGCGGCCCGGCGGAAGAAAGTCGGCAATGTTCGATTGCAGGTCGCCGAGTCAGAACGTTCCGGCTTCCTTGTCATCGCGGCCGAAGATGTTTCATTTCGCTACAGCGAAAAGCCCGTCATCAACGATTTTTCAACAGTCATCACGCGGGGAGACAAGATCGGCATCGTCGGCCCGAACGGCGCGGGCAAGACCACGATGCTGAAGCTGCTGCTCGGAAAACTGGAACCGAACGAAGGTTCGATTCGCTACGGCACCAAACTGGAAACGCTTTACTTCGACCAGTTGCGGGAACAGATCGACGAAGAGAAGACTGTTATCGAGAATGTCGGCGAGGGTCAGGAACAGCTGGTCATCAACGGGGCTTCGCGGCACATCTACGGCTATCTGCAGGATTTCCTGTTCACACCGGAACGAGCTCGTCGCCCTGCCCGTTATCTTTCGGGAGGCGAACGCAATCGCATGCTGCTGGCCCGGTTGTTCAAGCGGACATCGAACATGCTCGTGCTCGACGAACCGACCAACGACCTGGATGCCGAGACGCTGGATCTCCTTGAAGAGATGGTGACGAACTATCAGGGAACGGTACTACTCGTCAGCCACGACCGGGAGTTCCTCAATAACGTCTGCACCGGAATCCTGGCCGTTGACCGTGACGGGACGATCCTCGAATTCGACGGCGGCTACGACGATTACGCCCGCTATCAGGAACGAAGGTCCAACGAGGGGCCGACGGATTCGGCAAAGACGACGAAGTCGAAGGCAGCCACGCCAGCCGCGACTCGACCGGCAAAGTTGACGTACAAGGAACAAAAGGAGCTCGAAAAGCTGCCGGAGCAAATGGAGAGAGCCGAAGCCGAGCAGGCCGAGCTGCACGCACGGATGGCCGATCCGGCCTTCTATCAGCAGACTCCGGACGAGATCAAAGCCGTGTCCGATCAGCTCAAGGCTGTGGAAGCCCGCGTGGCCGAACTCTACACCCGTTGGGAAGAGCTGGAAGAACGGGCGTAG
- the gatC gene encoding Asp-tRNA(Asn)/Glu-tRNA(Gln) amidotransferase subunit GatC, with protein sequence MSDLSLDDVRKVAELANLTFSPDELVQMQGDMRAILDYVDVLQQVDTADVEPLAHPIEVQNAFRDDTPTEMLTLERALQNAPKTDGRYFIVPAILDAAE encoded by the coding sequence ATGTCAGATCTATCGCTGGATGATGTTCGGAAAGTTGCCGAACTCGCCAACCTGACGTTCTCCCCCGACGAACTGGTTCAGATGCAGGGCGACATGCGCGCCATCCTGGACTACGTCGATGTCCTGCAGCAGGTCGACACCGCTGATGTCGAACCACTCGCTCACCCGATCGAAGTGCAGAACGCCTTCCGGGATGACACGCCGACCGAGATGCTGACGCTCGAGCGGGCGCTGCAAAATGCTCCCAAGACCGATGGACGCTATTTCATCGTGCCTGCGATTCTTGACGCTGCGGAATAG
- a CDS encoding L28 family ribosomal protein, producing MSTHKKHKREKRDKLRELYGDNTPAKGNSLSQRGKPKYLGGNGRKTTGITRRYFRKNLQRIRVVEDGKVVRRWVPVSMIRAGLIQKPVVREPFTIPDVQDNA from the coding sequence ATGAGTACTCATAAAAAGCACAAACGGGAAAAACGCGACAAACTGCGAGAGCTCTACGGGGACAACACCCCGGCCAAGGGCAATTCGCTGTCTCAGCGCGGTAAGCCCAAGTACCTCGGCGGTAACGGCCGGAAGACGACTGGTATTACGCGTCGCTACTTCCGCAAGAACCTGCAGCGGATTCGTGTCGTCGAAGACGGCAAGGTCGTCCGTCGCTGGGTTCCCGTGAGCATGATTCGCGCTGGCCTCATCCAGAAGCCAGTTGTCCGCGAACCGTTCACGATTCCGGATGTTCAGGACAACGCCTGA